In Nostoc edaphicum CCNP1411, the sequence TTCAAACAACTTTGTTCTTGCAGTCTTGAAAGTCCATCGCTCATTCCAAGGTTCACTATTGAACACTTCAACATATAAATGAGCGCACTTGTCAAGATATTCAGTAGTAAAGGTTTGAATTTCTTCTGACATCAAACCAACCCAGAACGTAGTGCTACAACTGCTGCTTGCACGCGATCGTCTACTGCTAATTTATTCATAATCCCCCGGACATGAGTTTTGATGGTGTTGGGACTAAGATAAAGTTTTTCAGCAATCTCTGGGTTACTCAACCCGTCTACCATGAGTTTCAACACTTCTAACTCGCGTCCAGATAAGTTGGCGTTGTTGCTAGTGGGTGTAGGCGGTTTGAGATTATCAATCACTCGCCGCGCAATTTGGGGATCGAGATAGGCTGCACCATCAACTGCGGCTGCGATCGCACTTAACAATCGTTCCACACTTGCGCCTTTAATACAATACGCATCTGCACCGCTAGATAGTGCAGCAATAATTTCTGTCTCCGTTTGATGAGATGTCAGCATCACTACATGAGTTGCTGGCAGCGCCGCCTTAATTTGCTGTGTCGCTGCAATGCCATCCAATCGCGGTAATCCAATATCCATAACCACTAAATCAGGTTTCAGTTGCAGTGCTGCTTGGACTCCTAAATAACCATCTTCGGCTTGTCCAACTATCTCTATCTGAGGATGAGCCATTAACGATTGCTCTAATCCCAGTTGCATCATCGGATCATCTTCGACAATTAACACGCGCAATGGCGGAGCATTGACCGGTAAATTTAAGGGATAGCGAATATCTAAAGACATTTTTATTAATTATTTGTCATTTGTCATTTGTCATTTGTCATTTGTCATTTGTCATTTGTCATTTGTCATTTGTCATTTGTCCTTTGTCATTTGTCATTTGTCATTTGTTTTTTATCCTTTGCTTTTTTGCTTACCATTACCAATGACTAATGACTAATGACCAATGACTAATGACTAATGACCAATGACTAATGACCAATTTATTCTTCCACGCGATAGCCTAACTCTGCTAGACTAATCCGCGACTGTCGCCATTTTGGCTGGACTTTGACAAACAATTCGAGGTAAACTTTACCAGCAATTAACTTTTGGATTTGTTCACGAGCTTCACTACCAATTGCTTTGAGCATTGCTCCGCCTTTGCCAATGAGTATGCCTTTTTGGGAATCGCGCTCAACGTTGATGGTAGCAAGTACACGGGTAATGCTAGGAGTTTCTTCTACTAGATCAATAGCGATCGCTACTGAATGGGGTACTTCTTCACGAGTCAATAATAAAATTTGTTCTCGGATTAATTCGCCCATAATAAAGCGTTCTGGCTGGTCAGTTACCAAGTCGGGAGGATAATATAATGGCCCAATTTCTAAATGTTCAATTAATAATTCTTGAAGTTGGGGTAATCCTGCACTAGTTTTAGCAGAAAATTTCACGATTTCCCATTCATGGGTCTGAGCCATCTGGGCGTAACTATCATCTAGAAACTGAGAATCAGTCGGTTGTTGGTCGGTTTTGTTTACGCCCAGAATAACTGGTGTTTTGCTGCGACTGAGCAATTCGGCAATATAGCGATCGCCTGCACCACAAGCTACTGCTCCATCTACGACAAATAGCACTACATCTACCGATTCAATGGCAATTTTGGCATTTTGCACCAATACTTCGCCCAATTGATGATGGGGCTTATGAATTCCTGGTGTATCTACAAATATTAACTGCGCCTCTGGTGTAGTTAATATACCGCGCAAACGGTTACGTGTAGTTTGTGCTACTGGTGAAGTAATGGCAATTTTTTGTCCTACCAATTGATTCATTAAAGTAGATTTACCGACATTTGGACGACCAACAATGCCGATAAAACCTGACTTAAATTCAGGAGGAGCCTGTGGGATTGTTACTTCTCCTGAAAAAGAGAAGTTGTAATTTTCAATACTAGACACCTTTGGCTCCACCCTCATATTTTACAGCTGGGATAACTTGATTTTTTCTTAAACACAAAACAAGCATAAAAACACCCTAGCATTTTCGGGGATTGCTTTTGCTTAGGTTTAATTTACTACTGGCTCTACAGTTAACATTTTACAGCTGAGATAACCTTAGTTGTAGAATTCAGTAGTCAGAATTCAGTAGTCAGAATGTTAAAAAAATCAAACTTTAAATTTACCTTATTGCGTCGGTAATCATACCAAATCCAGATAATTTCTAAATTTTGGCTGCTGAGTTCTAAATTCTTAAACTTATGTTTTGTTTTTAGACACAAAATAAACATAAAATTACTTTGGCATTTACAGGGAAGTTTTTTGCTTAAGTTTAATCTTTTGGTAACTTTGGCTTAAGTTTCATCGACTACTCAATATCTTTGAATCAAAATGTCAATAAAAAAGACGGGAGAACGCAAACGCATTGGAATTCTTACCAGTGGAGGTGATTGTTCTGGTTTAAATGCTGTGATTAGGGCTGTAGTAAATTGTGCTGTGGATACTTACGGCTGGGAGGTTTTGGGAATTCGTCAAGCGACTCTAGGATTAATGGCGCGTCCGCCACAATTCACCAAGCTGGAAGTTGATCAAGTTGACTCACTGTTAACTGCGGGTGGCACAATGTTGGGGACAACCAATAAAGGCGACCCTTTTGCCTTTCCAATGGCGGATGGAAGTTTGTGCGATCGCTCCGAAGAAATCATCGCAGGTTATCATGAGCTAGGTTTAGATGCTTTGATTGGTATCGGCGGTGATGGTAGTTTGGCAATTCTGCGTCGCCTCGCTCAACAAGGTGGCATTAATCTAGTAGGTATTCCCAAAACAATTGATAACGATATTGGCGTTACTGAACACGCTATCGGTTTTGATACAGCAGTCAATATTGCCACAGAAGCATTAGATAGGTTGCATTTTACTGCTGCAAGTCATAGCCGAGTCATGATTTTGGAAGTAATGGGGCGTGACGCAGGACACATAGCAATATCTGCGGGAATTGCGGGGGGAGCGAACGTCATTTTAATTCCCGAAATCCCTTACACAATTGAGCATATTTGCCACAAAATTAAAGAACGCCAAGATAAAGGCAAAAACTATTGTTTGATTATTGTTTCCGAAGCAGTTCGTACCCACGATGGGGAAAATGTGACGATTACAAATCGCTTAGGTCAATCTCGATACGGTGGAATTGGCGAATATTTGGCAGATAAAATTATTGAGCACATTGGTGTAGAAACGCGAGTTACAGTTTTAGGACACATTCAACGTGGTGGAACTGCTTCACCACTAGATAGATTAGTTGCAACAGCCTTTGGCGTAGCGGCGGTTAATCTCATTGCTGAGGGTAAATACGATCGCATGGTGACATGGCAAAATCGCCAAGTATTAAGTGTATCAATTACCGAAGCGATCGCTCAATATAGCGCTGTCGATCCCAATGGTACTTTAGTTAAAACTGCTCGTGGTATGGGCATTTATTTGGGAGACTAAACATACACGGTAGAGGCACAGTTATGCTGTGCCTATCAAAGTACAAAGTTTAGTAGAGTTTGATATTGCAAAGATGTTGAAAATTAAAAATCCTAGTTTTCTACGTTGGCGGTTTGGAGAATATTCTCCTGTGAATCCCGTTTGATAACTAGAGCCATACTAAATATTACAATTATTTAGATTTATCCCAGTTTAATAGTTTAAGATTTACTTGATAAATAGTTTTGTATAGTTGCTTTAAATCTAAAACAGTATGAATGCACAATTAACTCTAGACGAAATCAAATCAGCACGCGAATTACTCAAAGAATATGAACCAGCAAACGAAGCCATCGATGCTGTAGAACGTCACAACGGTAATCTCGAAACCTCCTTTGAGGAACTGTGGATTGAGAAAAACGGACAATCGGCGATGGGAGTAAAAAAAATCTGGCAAACTACATTAGATGTGTTGCGGGATGAACTTTGCGGAAATGAAGGTTTTCGGGCACGTTTGAGCGATTACACCAAAAGTCCAGAGAATGCTGTGTTACTTACGGCAGCGATTACATCCCTCATGGCTTTAGCCGCAATTCCCCTAGATCCATCGATCGCTACTATTATTATTCTCTATATCGTTAAAATCGGCTTGAATGTTTATTGTAAGTATACCGATGTAAGTGACAAGGGAACTTTACCACCAGGGAAATAAAATACAGATGCGATAACTTATTAATCTGCGCGATCGCATAATAATTACTGAAACCATTTTATATTACAGCTATTTACCTAAAAATAGCTGTAATATAACCATAATATTAGGTTTGTTAATATTTTGAGTTTTGATAATGTTTGTAAGCTGCTGGCAGAAAAATATCCAGCAGATTTTGTTCGGTGGTTAATTGCTGATTCCTCAGCAATTATAGTTGAGCGTACAATATAAAAAAGCAAGTTATCTGCAATCTCTATGGAAAAGCTCAATATTAAAGAAGAAGCTCGAAAGCTAATTGATAAGTTACCTGATAACTCAACATGGGATGACCTCATGTATGAGATTTATGTTAGGCAAGTTGTTGAAGCTGGACTTGCTGACAGTCAAGCGGGTAAAGTAATTTCCGCACAGGAAGTTAGGGCAAAATTTGGACTACCAGAGTGAAAGTTTTTTGGACAGAAACAGCCGTAGAAAACCTATCTGCAATTTATACTTACATTGCCCAGAATTCATCTCAGTATGCAACCAGGATTATTGACCGTATAACCAAACGTTCCCAGCAGCTTGCGAATTTCCCTCTATCTGGTCGAATTGTACCAGAGTTTGAAACCGAGCAAATTCGAGAAGTCATTGAAGGTTCATATCGAATTATCTATTACATCAAACCCGAACAAATTGATGTACTTGCTGCTATACATGGGTCACAGGAAATTACACCAAGTATAGAATGAATAGCGATCGCCATGTCAAAACGCCAAAACGCGATCGCACCTCTCCACAACTCAAATGCGATCGCACTCCACAAATCTTCCCGTCATTGCGAGGAGGAACGAGGAAGCAATCGCAATATCTTCAACACCCAACGAGTCTATGCGATCGCACCTCTTCACAACCCAAATGCGATCGCACATCGCCCATATCCCTCTACTCCGGTAAACTCTCTAAAATCTCCCGCGCTACCGTAGCCATATATTCATCCTGATACTCTACAAATATCTCCAACGCTGTCTGCAAATTAGCCCTAGCTTCTGCGTAATTCTCCTCTGCTTGTGCCAGCAATCCTAATGTTGCGTAAGTCCTAGCACAGAAGTAGCGATCGCCAAATTCGATATTGATTTCCAGGGCTTGTTGATAATAATCCCGTGCCTGGTCGTATTCCCGCAATTCTTGGGCAACCCTTCCCAACTGGTGGTAAGTGCTAGCACAGGAGTAGCGATCGCCAAATTCGATTTTGATTTCCAGGGCTTGTTGATAATAATCCCGTGCCTGGTGGTATTCCCGCAATTCTTGGGCAACCCTTCCCAACTGGTGGTAATTCCTAGCACACTCATAGCGATCACCAAATTCGATATTGATTTCCAGGGCTTGTTGATAATAATCCCGTGCCTGGTGGTATTCCCGCAATTCTTGGGCAACGATTCCCAACTGGTGGTAAGTCCTAGCACAGGAGTAGCGATCGCCAAATTCGATTTTGATTTCCAGGGCTTGTTGATAATAATCCCGTGCCTGGTCGTATTCCCGCAATTCTTCGGCAACGATTCCCAACTGGTGGTAAGTGCTAGCACAGGAGTAGCGATCGCCAAATTCGATATTGATTTCCAGGGCTTGTTGATAATAATCCCGTGCCTGGTCGTATTCCCGCAATTCTTGGGCAACGATTCCCAACTGGTGGTAAGTCCTAGCACAGGAGTAGCGATCGCCAAATTCGATATTGATTTCCAGGGCTTGTTGATAATAATCCCGTGCCTGGTCGTATTCCCGCAATTCTTGGGCAACCCTTCCCAACTGGTGGTAGGTGGTTGCTAAAGAATACTTGATTTGTGTTGTTTCTACGCCTTGGAGTTGTTGGAATAATTCGAGAATCCGCAGAGAGGATGCTTTGGCTTGGGGATAATTTTGTGTTTGTAAATAACAATTAGCAAGCGTACCGATTACCATGACAATTTCCAAACCTATTTCACCTGTTCTAATTTCTCGTGGATAAGCGACTTGTGCGTTACAAACAAATTCCGACAGTTTCAAACTACTTGAAATATCATTAGTTAAGTTTAAGTATTTATCCAAGCAAAAGAAAATATAAATAGTTTCTTGTTTTTTTAAACAAATCTGCAAGGCATTATATAAGTTTTCATATTCCAGCCGACAGGATAAAATCCCAATCTGCCGTTCTTCTGGTTCCTTCGATTCAATGTAGCTATTGTAATAACGAGCTAAACCGATATAGTGGTTTTTAAAACCCTCCCGCAAGGCTTCGCGGGTAGCTGCATCTAGTTCTGCTAATTTTGCTTTGAGAAAGAAGGGAAAAACAGGTTGAATTTGTAATAACTTTTCTTCCCCTCTTCTCGCAGGAGAGGGGTTAGGGGAGAGGTCAGAAAGCAAACCCCAATTTATCGCTTCTTGAATTGCCCCATCAAACTTATCAAAATCATAATCTTGAAACGGCTCTAACTTCTGTAATTCCTTAGCATAATTAGGAATACCAACCCGCCAAATAAACCCACTAAAGGGAGCTAAACATAATAATAACTTCTGAGCATCCGGCGACAAATTACTATGAGAATATTCCACACATTTAAGAATACTCTGGGTTTTATCCTCACTTCCCGTATCTAAATTAATATCTGCTGCTGCTAACTTTGCCAAAATTTCCTGAGATGACAGATTTTTCAAATTAGCTAACACCACTTCCATCGCCAACGGATACCCTGCTAACACCTTCATCAATTTCCGAAAATCCTCATCTTCCCGAATCTTTGCTATCTTCTTTTCATCCCCCACATTCCGTTCTAAAATCTTATTGGATAACTCCGTCCTCGCTTCTGCATCTAATCCTTGCAACTTATAAATATTCTGCTTAAAAGCGCCTTGCAACCAACTTTCATCACTGCGAGAACCTAAAATTACCCGCGTTTCTCCCCCTACCAACCGCGTCAAAAAATCTTGCAGTTGCTTTTGCTCGGCTGTCGGTAAAGTATTTTGAATCGCTAAAGCTTGTCCCGTCACCGACTCCAAATTATCCAACATTAAAATATGAGATTCTGACCGTAATTTAGCCAAAAGTTTCTGCATCTGAGCAGTTAAATTCATCGCTTGAAAATTCGCAAGCTCAAACTTTTTATATACACGCTTGCCAATCTCAAATAAAATCTGTGTCAGCGTCCAAGCTTTTTCATCATAACCAAAATAAAATATCTCTGGTGCAAAGTTCGTCGTCTGCCACCAACTACGCAAATAATTTAACAGCGTAGTTTTCCCCGTTCCTCCCATTCCCTGCAACAGCAAAATATTATGACGAAATAAAGCCTTCTCAATCTTCAAAATCTCCAAGTCTCGCCCAATAAATCCATATTCTGGCGGCGTATATTGATATAAATTACCCAACTTCTCAAAATACTCTTCCTCTTCCTCTGCTCTAAATTGACGCAAATTCAAATTTACCTGTTGGTTACTATAAACTACAGGCAAAAGCCAATCTTCTAAATCAATATTGGTATTAAAATAAGCCTTCCGCGTCTTATTATTAAATAACTCCCTTCTCCCCAACCGGATAGCTTCGGTTATCTCCTTCCCCCCAAACAAGTTTTTATAAACCTGTTCCATCATCAACCGCGCCGCCGAAACAGTCACCGAATACCCCATTGCGACTACCATTTGCATTCCCGCAGTCATCAACCGGCTACCCAAACTCGTCTCCCTTGCCTCCCCTGCTCCCCCTGCCTCCCCATCTCCTCGTACCTGCTTCCCCGACTGACAAGCATTGAGAATACAAACAGGAATCCCCTTCCCCGTCAACAAATTCGCTAATTCCCCTGCTTCTATGGGATCAGCTTTTCCCTTACTTTCCCCATCCAAAAACAAAAATGCTTTTACCCCCTCATAAGGTTGAATATCTTCCCGTCCCCACCTAGCTTGATAGGTATATCGGTTGCGTTTCACCCCTTCTTGAATATCTGCATAACCCATCAACGCCCCGTGACAGTCAAAATGGATGATATGGTAATATCCCGCCCCCTTGGCCTCTAAATGCCGTTCTAAACTTTCATAAGTACCCGGACGCAATAAGTCAATATTTACAGGCAATTGACTATTTTGAATCACCTCAATCAACGGCCGAGCAATGGTACGATAACCTACATCATGTTCCTCATCCGGTCGGGCAATTACCACCAACAAGTTAATTACCGGCGATTCTGCCATATTCGCCGCCACTGATGCCGCTTTATCAAGGCGCTTCCGTACCATTACGCAATCTACACCCAAAGGTCGCGGCAAATCCTTATCCCGTATAGCTTCCCAGTGCAGCGCGTGAAATTCGGGACTATTACCCACTATCTCAATTTTTACCTGCTTCAGATTTCCCCGCAGTCCGCGATAATGGCTATAAGCATCAATATCAGCCTTGAAAACCTGGTTAAATAAACTTTCTCCGTAACTAGCAACACTTGTTTTCGCCGCTTCTGCTTTCTTCCCGTTTAACATGGGGTGAATCAGCCATTGCTCAAAATACCATTCGAGTTGCTGTTCTTCCTGGTGTGTAAAAGGGTCAGTAATATTGATTGGGTATTCGCCACCATCAAAAATCAAACTTGCGGCAAAACCGTTTTCTGTTGGCTGCTTTTCCCGAATCGTGATGACTGCCATACACAAGTTAGCTCAACGTAAATACCAGGATATATTTATATACTTACGCATAAACTCCAATTCCAGGAAATTGTCGCTAAATTTACGAGAAAAACCTCTGTTTCCCATCGAAAGCATTTTAATTTCTTTCTCCATTGATGTGCATTTTTGTCAAGACCAGTTTCAATGCTGTTCGGTTAAGGCAAGAGACGCGATGAATCGCCGTCTCTACAATAATTAGTCTTTTGTAGAGACGGCGATTTATCGCGTCTTGCCCAATGCCCCATGCTCTAACTAACAATTCCCAATACAAACTCACCTTCATTTACAGCTTGATTAGTTGCGACATCATAAACTAATCCATTATGTTGAGCGCAGACATCAATTACACTGGGTAGCTTACCTTCTTTATTAAAACTGAGAATTTGATACAATTTTTCTCCAGCTTTTACTGAGCTACCCAATTCTATTCTGGATTGAATCATGCCACCTGCGATCGCATAATATTTTTTTCGGTTGCTGCTAGATGCAAAAGTCATCTCATGGGTTTTTGTGTCATCCGATAAATTAGGACTTTGTAGTACACCTTTTTGCACTAAATAATTTTTCACACCCCGTACACCTTTAGCGACTGAATCAGGGTTTATTTGCATTCCTGTTCCTAATTCTAGTGTCCAAGCTTCCACATCAAACTTGATTTCTCTACCAAACTCTTTAAAACAAGCTTCCAGGGCTAACCAAGGTTTGATAAAAGCTTCATCAAAAGCATCACCATCGTATTTATCAAGCAATATTCCGAAATCGAGTAGAAAGTATTTTGCACTGTCTTCTCGATTTTGGAAGTAATAAATATAGTCTAATGCTTGATTGGTAGAACTGTGTAAATCAATTAAGTAGTCTGCATCTAAACTCAGGTTTTGTAACTTGTAGGCAAAAAGCTCAGTGTAGGGAACACCATTTGAAGAATTAATTTTTTCTAAAATTTTCGCAAAATTTTGCTTAATTATAGTTAGATAATTTTGTCGAATGACCTTTAGATCACTATGAAGTTGAGATTTAGTAAAAGCTACTAAATCATCAGCTTCTTTCTCGTAGTCCCAAAATATGCGATTCCAGTCTTTGGCTTCGTAAATGCAGTAACGTCCAGGGGAAAAATGATGAGCGCGTTCATTTGTCCCCATTGGGTTACAAACGGGAACTAACCAAATTTCTCCAGCTAAATCTGTATCATTTATTGTTAATAAAAACTCAATTAGCTGGTGAATAACGGCATTACCAGCAATTTCTGCACCGTGCAGATTAGATTGAATGTATACCTTTTGACCAGGTTGAGCGCCGATGAATTTGTATAATTGTAAGTATAGGCGATCGCCCGAAGCCATTTGACGTAATACAATGCTTTCAATAACTGGCAGCATGAAACAACTCGGTGATGATTTGAGTAAATTATCGCTGTATCTGTACTGAATTAAAAGCTTAGTCCAATAGAATTTGCTGATTAACCAGAGTTTTACCCCACCCTAACCCTCCCCTTGGAAAGGGGAGGGAACTAGATTTTTCGGTTTCCCCCCTTTATAAGCTACGGTGTATACACAAGTCCTAAAATCCTTGCCTGGTAAGATGCAAGCCTTAGTAGGCAAGTTTTTGAGCTTATCAAGCTGATTATCAATAGTGTTAGCTTATTGATAGAGGTTTAACGGAAAATCAAGGATTTTAAAAATAATTTTCCGTTCTTTTCCCTCTATTTGATTCTCAACCCGACTTGTGTATACACGGTAGCCTTTATAAGGGGGGATTAAGGGGGGTAATTCGACACACGGCTTGCGTGGCGGGGTGGAGTTCTTCAGGTTTAACAAGTAATCAGCTAACCTCTGCGTGAATTACTAAGATAAGGTAGCATCACATTAACCAGTGTTGGCAATAGCTATGGCGCAGAATTGGTTGCAGATTACGCATCAAAACGACAAAATCCAACTTTCTTGGCAACGCGGATATGAAATTCGTCGCCTTGCGCCAGAAGTCGCCTTCCAGCAACCCTTCAATGAAGAAAACGCAGCTGAATTGCGCTGGTATTTAGAAGATTATCTGAGCTTTCCTTACGGTATTTTTCCAGATAACGCTGTAAAAATTGAACAAAAATTACAGCATTGGGGACAACAGCTATTTGAGCTAGTATTTCGCAGTACAGAGAAAGGAAGAGAGTTTTTTCAGGAAGCGACACGGGAAGGGCTAGATAAATGTGAACTGGGCATCATTTCTGATAACGCCGAAGTGCTGAACTTGCCTTGGGAGTTGCTATATTCCCCCGATTATCAATTTCTTGCACCTTCACTGGCGGGGATGTATCGCAGTCTCAGCAGTCAGGGCGTAAAAGCACCATTGCCAACAATGCCCGATGACCAACTGAATATTTTACTAGTTATTGCCCGTCCTTACGATCAGCAAGATGTTGGATTTAAAACCATTGCCCGTCCACTGCTGGCGGCGCTGCAACCGATACGACAGCGAGTCAATCTTAAGGTATTGCGTCCCCCTAGCTTGAAAGCATTTGAAGCGGAACTGCAAGGGAATAAGGGTTTTTATCATATCGTCCATTTTGATGGACATGGAAATTTTGACAGCGAGACTCAGGGAGTTTTAGTCTTTGAGGATGAACAGGGAAATGAGCAAGCTGTCAGCGCTAGAGAAATTGCCCAATATTTAACAGATTGCCGTGTGCCAATTTTTGTGCTGAATGCTTGCAAGTCTGGACAAGTAGGCGAAGAAGCTTTTTCTTCTGTAGCGGGACAGTTGGTGAAATTGGGGGCTAAGGGTGTGGTAGCGATGGCGTATTCAGTTTACGCCAAAGGTGCAGAACACTTTATTAGGCGGTTGTATGGGGAATTAGTCAGGGGAGAGTGTATCGCCACAGCAGTTGCAGCAGGGCGAAAGTCTATGTCTATTGACAAAATGCGCCCCAGTCCCAAAGGAAATTTACCTTTACAAGATTGGCTTGTGCCGGTTCTGTATCAGCAAGAACCCTATACGCCTTTTGTTCCTAAAAAGACAGCACCCAGTTTTGCCGATTTGATGGCGCAAGCAGACAACACCCCAGAAAGTAGCAAAGCTGTAGGTTTACCTGATGAAAGTGCTTATGGTTTTATTGGGCGGGATTATGAGATTTTGCGTTTAGAGAGAGCATTTCGGCAAAATCATGTTGTGTTAGTGCAGGGAATGGGCGGCGTTGGTAAAACTGAGTTAGCCGCAGGTTTCGCCCGGTGGTTGGATGACACTCAAGGACGTACAGGCGGTATGTTCTTCACCTCCTTTGAACAGGGTGCGGGGTTGAGTCAGGTAATTAACCAAATTGGTAGGGCGTTAGGCGGTGAGAGATTTTCCCAAATGATGCCAGATAAGCAAGAAGATGTGGTGCAAGGATATTTGCAAACTAATCCTTGCTTGTTGATTTGGGATAACTTTGAACCTGTCAACGGTTTTCCTACGGGGAATGAACCATTATTAAGTGGGGAAGAAAGAAACAAGCTGAAGCGGTTTCTTAAAGAATTGCGGGGTGGTCAATCTTGGGTATTAATTACCAGTCGCCACGAAGAACTTTGGTTGGATTGTGGGTATAGTTTAATCAATTTGCGGGGGTTGTCTCAAGCGGATGCCCAAGAGTTAGCCGCGAAGATTTTGCAAACGGTGGGTGTGGAGAGAAAGAACCTACCAGCAGAGTATTTGGAATTGTTGAAATTGTTGGGGGGACATCCGTTGTCTTTGCGGGTGGTGTTGCCGCATTTAAAGACACAGACACCTGTGCAATTAATTGAAGCGCTGCGACGGGGGTTGGATACTTTTAGGGGACAAGAGGAAGAAGGGAGA encodes:
- a CDS encoding tetratricopeptide repeat protein, giving the protein MAQNWLQITHQNDKIQLSWQRGYEIRRLAPEVAFQQPFNEENAAELRWYLEDYLSFPYGIFPDNAVKIEQKLQHWGQQLFELVFRSTEKGREFFQEATREGLDKCELGIISDNAEVLNLPWELLYSPDYQFLAPSLAGMYRSLSSQGVKAPLPTMPDDQLNILLVIARPYDQQDVGFKTIARPLLAALQPIRQRVNLKVLRPPSLKAFEAELQGNKGFYHIVHFDGHGNFDSETQGVLVFEDEQGNEQAVSAREIAQYLTDCRVPIFVLNACKSGQVGEEAFSSVAGQLVKLGAKGVVAMAYSVYAKGAEHFIRRLYGELVRGECIATAVAAGRKSMSIDKMRPSPKGNLPLQDWLVPVLYQQEPYTPFVPKKTAPSFADLMAQADNTPESSKAVGLPDESAYGFIGRDYEILRLERAFRQNHVVLVQGMGGVGKTELAAGFARWLDDTQGRTGGMFFTSFEQGAGLSQVINQIGRALGGERFSQMMPDKQEDVVQGYLQTNPCLLIWDNFEPVNGFPTGNEPLLSGEERNKLKRFLKELRGGQSWVLITSRHEELWLDCGYSLINLRGLSQADAQELAAKILQTVGVERKNLPAEYLELLKLLGGHPLSLRVVLPHLKTQTPVQLIEALRRGLDTFRGQEEEGREKSLTVSLDYSFARLSERTRQHLPFLALFSERVDAHWLHLFSENADNEFGQAYRAVFGENLQKPDWLRILNEAAAAGVLEYLGETIYKIHPALPWYLRQQLNTITSQEVINELEKKLLIFYAALADKYYKQLISKAKLATFVLRVEEPNLLQNLRLAEQQQEWAYAQSILQALGEVYERIGRKPEFKSLRQRALKQIGIHLADAKAKGKNALDFWMYLRGADANEAAQSADLKGARKVDQEILDELIAVNDSSVNVKIASANHNLGTIAEEQRQFDVAVDYYNKALKIYEDAGDLYRAASDYHHLGRVAQEQRQFDVAVDYYNKALKIFEDAGDLYRAASDYHHLGRVAQEQRQFDVAVDYYNKALKIYEDAGDLYSAAREYHHLGMVAQEQRQFDVAVDYYNKALKIFEDAGDLYSAASDYHQLGMVAQEQRQFDVAVDYYQKTYKVFEQFRDWRKASATLGKWGRVLEAQENYAEALQIYINGLTIELKHNKDWIGFYINALACILKQLGESQFQDIWREATDEECAGEYRKAIWAARDRLETES